The region GCCTTGCCCAGCGGGCGCACGATGACGCCGAGTTCCCGGATCGCGAGCTGGGTGCGGACCAGCGCGCCGGGGTCGGCGGCCAGCAGATCCGGTGCCAGCTCGACCGCGCCGAGCACACCGGTGCCGCCCCGCACCTCGCCCACGGCGGGGTGGTCGGCGAGCCGCCGCAGCGCGTCGTGCAGCGGGAGCTCCAGCTTGTCGGCCCGGGCCAGCAGCTTCTCGCGCTCCAGGATGTCGAGGTTGGCCAGCGCGGCGACGGCCGCCGTGGGGTGCCCGGAGTAGGTCGCACCGTGCCGGAACGGGCGGCCCGGGTGGTTCCAGAACGGTTCGGCCACCCGCTCGGCGATCACCACGCCACCCAGCGGCAGGTATCCGCTGGTGACGCCCTTGGCGAAGGTGATCATGTCCGGCCGTAGACCCCACCGCTCGACGCCGAACCAGCTGCCGACCCGGCCGAACCCGCAGATCACCGCGTCGGCGACGAAAAGGATCTCGTGCTCGGCGCAGATCTTGGCGACCCCTTCCAGGTAGCCAGGCTGTGGCGGGTACAGCCCGCCGGCACCCATCACCGGTTCGGCGAAGAACGCCGCGATCCGGTCGGCGCCGATCCGGTCGATGGCCTCCCGCAGGCTTTCGGCGTCGTCGTGGGCGACCCGGCTGGTCTCCGGCACGAGCTCGCCGAATCCGGCCCGGTTGACCTCGATCCCGCCGATGCCGGTGCCCACACCGTTGGTGCCGTGATAGGCGTGGCCGCGGCTGAGGATGTGGGTGCGCCGCGGCTGCCCGCGCTGCACCCAGTACTGCCGGGCCAGCTTGGCGGCGGTGTCGATCGACTCGCCGCCACCGGTGGTGAGGAAGATCTTCGCGTTGTCCATCGGGGCAAGCTGCGAGAGCCGATCGGCGAGCGCCTCGGCCGGCCGGTTCGTGAAGTCGTTGAACACGGAGTAAGACTCAAGCTCGCGCATCTGCGCCGCGGCGGCCTCGGCGATCTCGGTGCGGCCATGGCCGACGTTGGCGTACCAGAGACTCGCGGTGCCGTCGAGGTAACGACGGCCCTCCTGGTCGTAGATCCAGACCCCGTCGCCCTTGCTGACGCAGAACTGGCCGTTCTTGACCTCGAACATGTCCGCGAACGGGTGCCACAACGCGGTATTGCGCGGTGCTGTCGACATGGCTTCCTCCTTCGGTGTCGCGCCCCAGCCTCGTCGCCGGGCCCGCCGGTACGACAGTGCCAAAACGCCGAAATTAGCCGGACGAGTTGGCCAGATCGCGGTCGCGGCGACGCCGACTACAGAGGGGACCTTGTCCTCTGCCGACGCTCCGCGGGCCGAGGGCACGGTCTCGGTTGTTTACCCCTCGCGTGGAAGTGATCAACGCATGGATTGGTTCCCGATGCTTCGCCGACGCCCAAGCGAATCTCCCGGCGAACGCCGGTGGACGCCGCAGGAGGTGGCGATGCTGGCCGAGGCCGTGCACCGCGCGCCTTCGGTGCACTACAAGCAGCCCTGGTCGCTGCGGGTGCACGGACGAACCGCCATCCTGCGCATGCGTTCGACGCCCGACCTGGTCCAGCAGGATCCGGATGGCCGGGACCGGCGGATCTCGTGCGGTTCGGCGGTCGCGGACCT is a window of Saccharopolyspora phatthalungensis DNA encoding:
- a CDS encoding aminotransferase family protein, with protein sequence MSTAPRNTALWHPFADMFEVKNGQFCVSKGDGVWIYDQEGRRYLDGTASLWYANVGHGRTEIAEAAAAQMRELESYSVFNDFTNRPAEALADRLSQLAPMDNAKIFLTTGGGESIDTAAKLARQYWVQRGQPRRTHILSRGHAYHGTNGVGTGIGGIEVNRAGFGELVPETSRVAHDDAESLREAIDRIGADRIAAFFAEPVMGAGGLYPPQPGYLEGVAKICAEHEILFVADAVICGFGRVGSWFGVERWGLRPDMITFAKGVTSGYLPLGGVVIAERVAEPFWNHPGRPFRHGATYSGHPTAAVAALANLDILEREKLLARADKLELPLHDALRRLADHPAVGEVRGGTGVLGAVELAPDLLAADPGALVRTQLAIRELGVIVRPLGKALAVSPPLIINESEIDLIGTAMREGLDRLA